Genomic DNA from Ensifer adhaerens:
GCATGAACTTGAAGGTGAGATTGTAGATGTAGACCGAGAGCGTGAGCGCCGAATTCGAGGGGCCGGCCGCTCCCCCGGCATCGCTCGTCATGATGTTGCGAACCTCGTCGAAGAGCTGCAGCGTGCCGATCGTGGACGTGACCGTCGTGAACAGGATGACGGGCTTCAGCATCGGCACGGTCAGATAGAAGAAGCGGCCCCAGGAGGGCACCCCGTCAATGCGCGATGCCTCGTAGATCGACTTGTCGATGTTCTGGAGAGCGGCAAGGAAGAAGATCATGTTATAGCCGGTCCAGCGCCAGGTGATGGCGATGATGATCAACACGCGCGCCCAGAAGGGGTCCGTCATCCACGGGATCGGGTGATCGGACAGGCCGAGCGCGAGAATGGTCGAGTTCACCAGACCGTCCTGCACGAACATGCTTTTGAAGAGCACCGAATAGGCGACCAGGGACGAGACGCAAGGAAGGAAGATGGCTGTGCGGATGAGGCCGCGGAACTTCAGGTTGGGGTTGTCGAGCAGCGA
This window encodes:
- a CDS encoding lactose/L-arabinose transport system permease protein; the encoded protein is MASANRGLNRYFDINGWLFVAPAALMIAIFMVYPILQSLWMSFQTGRGMMTHFGGLANIRRLFDDPMFTLALYNTMIFFIVQVPVMLTLALFLASLLDNPNLKFRGLIRTAIFLPCVSSLVAYSVLFKSMFVQDGLVNSTILALGLSDHPIPWMTDPFWARVLIIIAITWRWTGYNMIFFLAALQNIDKSIYEASRIDGVPSWGRFFYLTVPMLKPVILFTTVTSTIGTLQLFDEVRNIMTSDAGGAAGPSNSALTLSVYIYNLTFKFMPNMGYAATVSYVIVLAVAVLAVFQFYALREKD